The Dermacentor albipictus isolate Rhodes 1998 colony chromosome 2, USDA_Dalb.pri_finalv2, whole genome shotgun sequence genome has a segment encoding these proteins:
- the LOC135911285 gene encoding uncharacterized protein isoform X1 gives MKPTSMRSLGYERKVKVGRRRIMRGDYVPTKRRRPQLDGISDENAEPSVDGNQVCKVESATQWKDMATVYHTYSAPLKLIYAFAKGSILASTIVSKVEQPMNDATMGRANFLNRKSPEFGASHQYGYMWSEPYIEPRRREYLSLH, from the exons ATGAAACCGACATCGATGAGGAGCCTCGGCTATGAGCGGAAG GTCAAAGTCGGGAGACGACGAATAATGAGAGGAGACTACGTGCCTACGAAGAGACGAAGG ccaCAATTGGATGGTATCTCGGATGAAAATGCGGAACCTTCAGTAGATGGCAATCAG GTGTGCAAAGTGGAATCAGCCACACAGTGGAAAGATATGGCAACTGTCTATCACACATATTCGGCGCCTTTAAAGTTG ATATATGCATTTGCAAAGGGAAGCATTCTTGCATCAACAATTGTGAGCAAGGTTGAACAACCCATGAATGATGCAACAATG GGAAGGGCCAACTTTCTGAACAGGAAGTCACCTGAATTCGGCGCATCGCACCAGTACGGATACATGTGGAGCGAGCCATACATAGAACCAAGACGTAGAGAATATTTAAGTCTGCACTGA
- the LOC135911285 gene encoding uncharacterized protein isoform X2 — MKPTSMRSLGYERKVKVGRRRIMRGDYVPTKRRRPQLDGISDENAEPSVDGNQVCKVESATQWKDMATVYHTYSAPLKLGRANFLNRKSPEFGASHQYGYMWSEPYIEPRRREYLSLH; from the exons ATGAAACCGACATCGATGAGGAGCCTCGGCTATGAGCGGAAG GTCAAAGTCGGGAGACGACGAATAATGAGAGGAGACTACGTGCCTACGAAGAGACGAAGG ccaCAATTGGATGGTATCTCGGATGAAAATGCGGAACCTTCAGTAGATGGCAATCAG GTGTGCAAAGTGGAATCAGCCACACAGTGGAAAGATATGGCAACTGTCTATCACACATATTCGGCGCCTTTAAAGTTG GGAAGGGCCAACTTTCTGAACAGGAAGTCACCTGAATTCGGCGCATCGCACCAGTACGGATACATGTGGAGCGAGCCATACATAGAACCAAGACGTAGAGAATATTTAAGTCTGCACTGA